The following are encoded together in the Salvia hispanica cultivar TCC Black 2014 chromosome 6, UniMelb_Shisp_WGS_1.0, whole genome shotgun sequence genome:
- the LOC125195459 gene encoding RING-H2 finger protein ATL63-like, with protein MDATQTETRALESETILWWPWSMEEYETTATRFNELAQHEGTTVEILPFEATPPPGFSSFLPNCYGLHIRVWTVTNTDDHVDSPEDDVLSSFKIRCCDETDQDEEEVCCICLDDLYRESVTSLDCRHEFHPDCIRRWLVRGKNFCPLCKATAIKEPLHLMLDSLSIN; from the coding sequence ATGGATGCGACACAGACAGAGACACGCGCTCTTGAATCGGAAACAATTTTATGGTGGCCATGGAGCATGGAGGAATACGAAACGACAGCGACGAGGTTTAATGAATTAGCCCAACATGAAGGAACTACCGTTGAGATCTTGCCCTTTGAAGCCACCCCTCCTCCCGGCTTCTCTTCCTTTCTTCCCAATTGCTACGGTTTGCATATCCGCGTCTGGACCGTAACCAACACCGACGACCACGTGGATTCGCCTGAAGACGACGTCCTTTCCAGTTTCAAGATACGTTGCTGCGACGAAACCGAccaagatgaagaagaagtttGTTGCATATGTCTAGACGATCTGTACCGAGAATCGGTGACTAGTTTGGATTGCCGGCACGAGTTCCATCCGGACTGCATACGGAGGTGGCTGGTCCGCGGCAAGAACTTCTGCCCCCTCTGCAAAGCCACAGCAATCAAGGAGCCACTTCACTTAATGCTAGATTCTCTTAGTATCAATTGA
- the LOC125195461 gene encoding putative disease resistance protein At1g59780, with product MLDYKRDIAIFKVHDLVRELCLQTAKKEEFLSVFETPGAITRERRLLINGEVNHEKITTDAPVRCLLCNGGRYGINNLNDLKLLRTLSNVATTFISESIFQQVNLRYLNVDLVYIPRWILYYLPSSISLLWNLQILTIILPNQSKVIAPYGIWEMLQLRQIEVDMICLIDPLRVDKANRMVMRNLYTLLKVENFRLSEEVCKRIPNVRELELSYCDEVSWYYCPRNLGCLHHLQSLVLTFNGNSKWREFATSLTFPSSLRVLRLSGCCGVDWEDLTMMIGSLPHLEKLFLRQNSVIGSVWTPVEGNFCHLKTLTIDGCGDLVCWNADNSHFPVLKYLCLKDLSKLIEFPSGIGEIATLEHIVLRFCSASSTISAMKTLVEQEELGNESLRLTVYVQGDEETLESFKKEVQEEGLTSSTNLSLHFRTSK from the coding sequence ATGTTGGACTATAAGAGAGATATAGCTATATTTAAAGTACATGATTTAGTAAGAGAATTGTGCCTACAAACTGCCAAGAAAGAGGAGTTTTTATCAGTGTTTGAAACTCCAGGAGCCATAACAAGGGAGCGTCGGCTTTTAATCAATGGAGAGGTGAATCACGAAAAAATAACCACGGATGCCCCAGTCCGTTGTCTGCTATGCAATGGAGGCCGTTATGGTATAAACAATctgaatgacttgaaattgtTGAGAACGTTGAGTAACGTTGCTACGACATTCATAAGTGAGTCTATTTTTCAGCAAGTTAACTTGCGGTATCTTAATGTGGATCTTGTTTATATCCCTCGCTGGATTCTTTATTATCTTCCCTCGTCGATATCATTGCTTTGGAATCTGCAAATATTAACAATTATTTTACCAAATCAATCAAAAGTAATTGCACCTTATGGGATTTGGGAGATGCTACAGCTTAGGCAGATTGAGGTCGACATGATTTGTCTCATTGATCCTCTGCGCGTGGATAAAGCAAATCGCATGGTTATGAGAAATCTATACACACTTTTGAAAGTGGAGAATTTCAGGCTTAGTGAAGAGGTTTGCAAGAGAATCCCCAATGTGAGAGAACTAGAGTTATCCTATTGTGATGAAGTAAGTTGGTATTACTGTCCCCGCAATCTTGGCTGCCTCCATCATCTGCAATCCCTAGTATTGACGTTCAATGGCAATTCCAAGTGGCGTGAGTTCGCTACGAGCCTCACTTTCCCAAGTTCTCTTCGGGTGCTGCGTTTAAGTGGTTGTTGTGGTGTTGATTGGGAAGATTTGACAATGATGATTGGATCATTGCCCCATCTTGAAAAGCTTTTCTTGCGACAAAATTCAGTCATTGGATCTGTCTGGACCCCTGTTGAGGGCAACTTTTGTCACTTGAAAACCTTGACTATTGATGGTTGTGGTGATTTAGTTTGTTGGAATGCTGATAACTCCCATTTTCCAGTCCTCAAATATCTTTGTCTAAAAGATTTGTCTAAATTGATCGAGTTCCCTTCAGGCATAGGAGAAATAGCAACGCTCGAACATATTGTGTTGAGATTTTGCAGCGCGTCTTCGACCATTTCCGCAATGAAAACATTGGTAGAGCAAGAGGAGCTTGGTAATGAGAGCCTTCGGCTAACTGTATATGTTCAGGGTGACGAGGAAACATTGGAGAGCTTCAAGAAGGAGGTTCAAGAAGAGGGTCTCACCAGCAGTACTAATCTGTCTCTGCATTTCAGAACTTCCAAATAA
- the LOC125194231 gene encoding putative late blight resistance protein homolog R1B-14, whose product MDLFMRNLILVGSWDYKGDVYAFKVHDLVRELCLQTAKKEEFLSVFETSGGITRERRVLINGEVNRETITSNAPVRCLICNGGHYGINNLNGLKLLRTLSNVATTFISESIFQQVNLRYLNVSLVYIPRRSLYYLPSSISLLWNLQILTIYVPNKSKVIAPYGVWEMVQLRKIEVNMICLIDPLPVDKATRMVMRNLYTLFEVENFRLSEEVYRRIPNVRELHLSYSCDEESWYYCPHNLCYFHQLQYLALQFDGDSKWREFATCLTFPSSLRSLCLSGCGVDWEELTMMVGSLPHLQMLSLLPNSVIGSVWNPIEGKFCHLKTLNIYGCDLVSWNADNSHFPVLESLRLRLSKLIEFPSGIGEIGTLKYIALRFCSASSTISAMRTLAEQEELANESLRLAVYFRGDGETMERFKKRVSPAVLICHCISSVPNNIHSYAPCI is encoded by the coding sequence atggaTCTCTTTATGAGAAATCTCATTTTAGTGGGTAGTTGGGACTATAAGGGAGATGTATACGCATTTAAAGTACATGATCTAGTTAGAGAATTGTGCCTACAGACTGCCAAGAAAGAAGAGTTTTTATCAGTGTTTGAAACTTCAGGAGGCATAACTAGGGAGCGTCGGGTTTTAATCAATGGAGAGGTGAATCGTGAAACAATAACCTCGAATGCCCCAGTCCGTTGTCTGATATGCAACGGTGGCCATTACGGTATAAACAATCTGAATGGCTTGAAACTGCTGAGAACGTTGAGTAACGTTGCTACGACATTCATAAGTGAGTCTATTTTTCAACAGGTTAACTTGCGGTATCTTAATGTGAGTCTTGTTTATATCCCTCGCCGGTCTCTTTATTATCTTCCTTCGTCGATATCATTGCTTTGGAATCTGCAAATATTAACAATTTATGTaccaaataaatcaaaagtaATTGCACCTTATGGGGTTTGGGAGATGGTACAGCTTAGGAAGATAGAGGTCAACATGATTTGTCTCATTGATCCTCTTCCTGTGGATAAAGCAACACGCATGGTTATGAGAAATCTATACACACTTTTCGAAGTGGAGAATTTCAGGCTTAGTGAAGAGGTTTACAGGAGAATTCCCAATGTCAGAGAACTGCATTTATCCTATTCATGTGATGAAGAAAGTTGGTATTACTGTCCCCACAATCTTTGCTACTTCCATCAGCTGCAATACCTAGCATTGCAGTTCGATGGCGATTCCAAGTGGCGTGAGTTTGCTACGTGCCTCACTTTCCCAAGTTCTCTCCGGTCGCTGTGTTTAAGTGGTTGTGGTGTAGACTGGGAAGAGTTGACAATGATGGTTGGATCGTTACCCCATCTTCAAATGCTTTCATTGTTACCAAATTCAGTCATTGGATCTGTTTGGAACCCCATTGAGGGCAAGTTTTGTCACTTGAAAACCTTGAATATTTATGGTTGTGATTTAGTTAGTTGGAATGCTGACAACTCCCATTTTCCAGTCTTAGAAAGTCTTCGTCTAAGGTTGTCTAAATTGATTGAGTTCCCTTCAGGCATAGGAGAAATAGGAACGCTCAAATATATTGCTTTGAGATTTTGTAGTGCATCTTCGACCATTTCAGCAATGAGAACATTGGCGGAGCAAGAGGAGCTTGCTAATGAAAGCCTTCGACTTGCTGTATATTTTCGGGGTGACGGGGAAACAATGGAGAGGTTCAAGAAGAGGGTCTCACCAGCAGTACTAATCTGTCACTGCATCTCCTCAGTTCCTAATAACATCCATTCATATGCTCCTTGCATCTAA
- the LOC125195460 gene encoding putative late blight resistance protein homolog R1B-17, whose amino-acid sequence MAAAFAALVSLQNNLRLIDNHPNHTFPFEEKQIDFLSDNVSFLINFMKSYNYSHGARRGTAEALEMRIARAAQVAEDVIESHMVDQIRCGKTRSFRFLLDLHKATQGMDYMRRKALIVSSQSGLLEPSTDSSIAAVAAQSTPLLTSSMVGFDDILNKLLVLLARGPLSRRVIPIQGMGGIGKTTLALNAFKHPYVVQHFDVCLWATISQEYSIHKILSQLLTCLRGSTSGTVDVVRERLYKSLFGLRYLIVLDDMWDLKAWDDMNVKSLFPDTNIGSRVVVTTRLADVAYRLGDYVNRIAMDVLDEDNSWHLFCQNAFAEQQGCCPPELEETAKKIVARCKGLPLAIVVVGGHLRKSPTALAYWENAAQSILYTTGIDDQCLNVLSLSYRYLPAHLKPCFLLLGAFPEDEKIHAGMFLNFGSLKDL is encoded by the coding sequence ATGGCAGCAGCTTTCGCAGCTCTGGTTTCTCTTCAAAATAATCTTCGCCTTATAGACAATCACCCCAACCATACATTTCCCTTCGAGGAAAAACAAATTGATTTCCTTTCAGATAATGTTTCTTTCCTGATCAATTTCATGAAAAGCTACAACTATTCCCATGGTGCCAGAAGAGGAACAGCAGAAGCTCTAGAGATGCGAATAGCACGCGCAGCTCAAGTGGCAGAAGATGTGATCGAATCACATATGGTGGATCAGATCCGTTGTGGAAAGACACGATCATTTCGTTTCCTGCTGGATCTGCACAAAGCAACCCAAGGAATGGATTACATGAGGAGAAAGGCATTAATCGTGAGTTCGCAAAGTGGATTGTTGGAGCCATCCACAGATTCATCAATAGCAGCAGTAGCAGCCCAGTCAACGCCTCTTCTCACCTCTTCCATGGTCGGATTTGATGATATCTTAAATAAACTTCTGGTTCTGCTCGCCAGAGGTCCCTTGAGTCGGCGAGTCATCCCTATCCAAGGCATGGGGGGAATCGGTAAGACTACTCTTGCCTTAAATGCATTTAAACATCCATATGTCGTGCAACACTTTGATGTTTGCCTCTGGGCAACAATATCTCAAGAGTATAGCATTCACAAAATTTTGTCACAACTCTTGACTTGTCTTAGAGGATCCACTAGTGGAACTGTTGATGTGGTGCGAGAAAGGTTATACAAGAGTTTATTCGGGCTAAGGTATTTGATTGTTCTAGATGATATGTGGGACCTCAAAGCCTGGGATGATATGAATGTGAAATCCTTGTTTCCAGATACAAACATTGGAAGTCGAGTAGTGGTGACTACTAGGCTTGCAGATGTAGCTTATCGCTTAGGCGATTATGTTAATCGTATTGCAATGGATGTTCTGGATGAGGACAATAGTTGgcatttattttgtcaaaatgcATTTGCAGAGCAACAAGGTTGTTGCCCTCCTGAGTTGGAGGAGACTGCAAAAAAGATTGTTGCACGGTGCAAAGGACTTCCCCTAGCAATTGTTGTTGTCGGAGGCCATCTCAGGAAGTCCCCAACGGCTCTAGCCTACTGGGAGAATGCTGCACAATCAATTTTGTATACTACAGGGATTGATGACCAGTGCTTGAATGTATTATCTTTGAGTTATCGATACTTGCCTGCTCATCTAAAGCCATGTTTCCTACTCCTTGGAGCATTTCCAGAAGATGAAAAGATTCACGCAGGGATGTTCTTAAACTTTGGGTCGCTGAAGGATTTATAG
- the LOC125195458 gene encoding putative late blight resistance protein homolog R1B-17, producing MAVAAAFGTLVSLQNNLRLIYDHPNYTFELEQIGSLWDSVCFLIDFIESYDDSHRSRRETAEALEMRIVRAAQVAEDVIEAHMVHQIRCGKKRSSRFLLDLQKATQGMDYMRRKASIVSSQSGLSEPSTNSSSSTKSTPLLTSSMVGFDDILLQLLHQLTRGPLSRRVIPIEGMGGIGKTTLAINAFKHPYIVQHFDVCLWATISQEYSIHKILSQLLSCVRGSTSGTVDELRERLYKSLFGLRYLIVLDDMWNLKAWDDMNVKSLFPDTNNGSRVVVTTRNANVANHLGDCVEMGFLDEDNSWHLFCQNAFAEQQGCPPELEETAKKIVARCKGLPLAIVVVGGHLRKSPTALAYWENVAQSILYSTQIDEQCLNVLSLSYRYLPAHLKPCFLLLGAFPEDEQINAQDVLKLWIAEGLIEHFDNRILEKVAAGYLWDLHMRNLILVDELGL from the coding sequence ATGGCAGTGGCAGCAGCTTTCGGAACACTAGTTTCTCTTCAAAATAATCTACGCCTTATCTACGATCACCCCAACTATACCTTTGAGTTAGAACAAATTGGATCCCTTTGGGATAGTGTCTGTTTCCTGATCGATTTCATTGAAAGCTACGATGATTCTCATCGATCCAGAAGAGAAACAGCAGAAGCTCTAGAGATGCGAATTGTGCGTGCAGCTCAAGTGGCAGAAGATGTGATCGAAGCACATATGGTGCATCAGATCCGTTGTGGAAAGAAGCGATCATCTCGTTTCCTGCTGGATCTGCAGAAAGCAACCCAAGGAATGGACTACATGAGGAGAAAGGCATCAATCGTGAGTTCGCAAAGTGGATTGTCGGAGCCATCCACAAATTCATCATCATCCACAAAGTCAACGCCTCTTCTCACCTCATCCATGGTCGGATTTGATGATATCTTACTTCAACTTCTGCATCAGCTCACCAGAGGCCCCTTGAGTCGACGAGTCATCCCCATCGAAGGCATGGGGGGAATCGGTAAGACTACTCTTGCCATAAATGCATTTAAACATCCATATATCGTGCAACACTTTGATGTTTGCCTCTGGGCAACAATATCTCAAGAGTATAGCATTCACAAAATTTTGTCACAACTCTTGTCTTGTGTGAGGGGATCCACTAGTGGAACTGTTGATGAGCTGCGAGAAAGGTTATACAAGAGTTTATTCGGGCTAAGGTATTTGATTGTTCTAGATGATATGTGGAACCTCAAAGCCTGGGATGATATGAATGTGAAATCCTTGTTTCCGGATACAAACAATGGAAGTCGAGTTGTTGTGACTACTAGGAATGCGAATGTAGCCAATCACTTGGGCGATTGTGTTGAAATGGGTTTTCTGGATGAGGACAATAGTTGGCATCTATTTTGTCAAAATGCATTTGCAGAGCAACAAGGTTGCCCTCCTGAGTTGGAGGAGACTGCAAAGAAGATAGTTGCACGGTGCAAAGGACTTCCCCTCGCAATTGTTGTTGTCGGAGGCCATCTCAGGAAGTCCCCAACGGCTCTAGCCTACTGGGAGAATGTTGCacaatcaattttgtattctaCACAGATTGATGAGCAATGCTTGAATGTGTTATCTTTGAGTTATAGATACTTGCCTGCTCATCTAAAGCCATGTTTCCTACTCCTTGGAGCATTTCCAGAAGATGAACAGATTAACGCACAGGATGTTCTTAAACTTTGGATCGCTGAAGGATTAATAGAACATTTTGATAATCGCATATTGGAAAAGGTTGCAGCGGGTTATTTATGGGATCTTCATATGAGAAATCTCATATTAGTGGATGAGTTGGGACTATAA